The Trichosurus vulpecula isolate mTriVul1 chromosome 4, mTriVul1.pri, whole genome shotgun sequence genome contains a region encoding:
- the PIGR gene encoding polymeric immunoglobulin receptor isoform X1: MAFFLACLLALLPVVSMKSPIFGPKQVTGVEGGSVSIQCFYPSSSVNRHGRKYFCLQNLRQSCETIVSSNGFVSERFSGRAKLTNFPGNNSFLIQISQLEKEDIGLYKCGLGTSNRGLSFDITLEVGEGPNLPNNTEVIVTEVGKTVSINCPFQEQNTQDRKFLCKKDGESCALVIDSQEQVGPDYTGRARLSISGTSSRVFVVTISQIKRQDVGMYVCGVGEDSDTGIQKNVDLKLLEPEPELLYAELGGSVTLNCALGSTVASVPKFLCQMRAKETCDLVINSKGFTNNATHGRILFSHTTETGSFSIMITQVRKEDEGVYHCGAQEDGQPSEEGPIRALQLFVSEETTVPKSPLVVKGPSGGSVTITCHYDPKKNNTLKYWCKWEGSSHCTKLVDSLGMVDESYEGRVALWDEPENGIFTVILNQLTPQDAGYYWCLSNGEHNRKSSVKIEINDGQPLLIAPKTVTAQLGQSLTISCHFPCKFYSYEKYWCKWSNQGCETLPTQEEGSSQAFVDCNQNSRNVSLTLNSVTRDHEGWYWCGVKNGQNYGETIAVSVSVEEEVSGNAIQPTNAVLNEDAVEPKVRGKEIEVPTDLGSTEEHSGGSSVLVSTLVPLALVLTVGAVALGIIKARRWRFSDRVSVGSYRTDLSMSELENNPRQFGANENMDASVQETTLGGEDEIITQTENPEEIQQPKQVKRSSKEEADMAYTAFLLQSNNMANEIPLDDPSNA; encoded by the exons ATGGCTTTCTTCCTTGCCTGCCTGCTTGCTCTCCTCCCTG TGGTTTCTATGAAGAGTCCCATATTTGGCCCCAAGCAAGTGACAGGAGTGGAAGGAGGATCTGTCTCCATCCAGTGCTTCTACCCATCCTCTTCAGTCAATCGGCATGGCCGCAAATACTTTTGTCTTCAGAATCTAAGGCAATCCTGTGAAACCATAGTCTCCTCAAATGGTTTTGTCTCTGAGAGATTTAGTGGGAGAGCCAAACTCACCAATTTCCCAGGGAATAACTCCTTTTTAATACAGATTTcacagctggagaaggaagacaTTGGGCTCTACAAGTGTGGTCTGGGCACGAGTAATCGGGGTCTGTCGTTTGACATCAccttggaggtgggagagg GTCCCAATCTCCCTAACAACACTGAGGTCATCGTCACTGAAGTGGGTAAAACAGTGTCCATCAACTGCCCTTTCCAGGAACAGAATACACAGGACAGGAAATTCTTATGCAAGAAGGATGGCGAAAGCTGTGCACTGGTCATCGATTCTCAGGAACAAGTGGGCCCTGACTACACAGGAAGAGCCCGCCTCAGCATCAGCGGCACCAGCAGTAGGGTCTTTGTGGTCACCATCAGCCAGATCAAGAGGCAAGATGTTGGGATGTATGTCTGTGGGGTCGGGGAGGACAGTGACACCGGAATCCAGAAGAATGTTGACTTAAAGTTGCTGGAGCCTGAACCTGAACTGCTCTACGCTGAGCTAGGGGGATCGGTGACCTTGAACTGTGCCCTGGGAAGCACGGTGGCAAGCGTGCCCAAGTTTCTATGCCAGATGAGGGCAAAAGAGACTTGTGACTTGGTCATCAACAGCAAGGGATTTACAAATAATGCCACTCATGGAAGGATCCTGTTTAGCCATACAACCGAGACTGGATCCTTTAGCATAATGATCACACAAGTGAGGAAAGAGGATGAAGGTGTATATCACTGTGGTGCCCAGGAAGATGGCCAACCATCAGAAGAAGGGCCAATTAGAGCTCTACAGCTCTTTGTCTCTGAAG AGACCACTGTTCCCAAGAGTCCTTTGGTGGTGAAAGGTCCATCTGGTGGCTCCGTGACAATAACCTGCCACTACGACCCCAAAAAGAACAACACCCTGAAGTACTGGTGCAAGTGGGAGGGCAGCAGCCACTGTACTAAGCTGGTAGACAGTTTGGGAATGGTGGATGAGTCCTACGAGGGAAGAGTGGCCCTGTGGGATGAGCCAGAGAATGGCATCTTTACTGTTATACTCAACCAGCTGACCCCTCAAGATGCAGGCTACTACTGGTGTCTCAGCAATGGAGAGCACAACAGGAAGTCTTCTGTGAAGATTGAAATCAATGACG gTCAGCCACTCTTAATAGCACCAAAGACTGTCACGGCCCAGCTGGGACAGTCTCTCACCATCTCCTGCCACTTTCCCTGCAAGTTTTATTCCTACGAGAAATACTGGTGCAAATGGAGCAACCAGGGATGTGAGACCCTGCCCACTCAAGAGGAAGGGAGTAGCCAAGCCTTTGTGGACTGCAATCAAAATAGCAGGAATGTTTCTCTCACCCTGAACTCCGTCACGAGAGACCATGAAGGGTGGTACTGGTGTGGTGTGAAGAATGGCCAGAACTATGGAGAGACAATTGCAGTCAGTGTGTCTGTGGAAGAAGAAG tctccggGAATGCCATCCAGCCAACCAATGCTGTCTTAAATGAAGATGCTGTGGAGCCTAAAGTCAGAGGCAAAGAGATTGAAGTGCCTACAGATTTGGGGAG CACTGAGGAACACAGTGGAGGCTCCAGTGTTCTGGTCTCCACTCTGGTGCCTTTGGCGCTCGTGTTAACCGTGGGTGCAGTGGCACTAGGAATCATCAAAGCCCGACGTTGGAGGTTCAGCG ATCGAGTTTCGGTTGGAAGCTACAGGACCGACCTCAGCATGTCAGAGTTAGAGAACAACCCCAGGCAATTTGGAGCCAATGAAAACATGGATGCTTCTGTTCAGGAGACTACTCTAGGAGGGGAAGATG AAATCATCACTCAGACTGAGAACCCTGAAGAGATCCAACAACCTAAGCAAGTCAAAAGG TCTTCCAAGGAAGAGGCAGATATGGCCTACACCGCCTTCCTGCTGCAGTCTAACAACATGGCCAATGAAATTCCCTTGGATGACCCCAGTAATGCTTAA
- the PIGR gene encoding polymeric immunoglobulin receptor isoform X2 gives MSGEKGPNLPNNTEVIVTEVGKTVSINCPFQEQNTQDRKFLCKKDGESCALVIDSQEQVGPDYTGRARLSISGTSSRVFVVTISQIKRQDVGMYVCGVGEDSDTGIQKNVDLKLLEPEPELLYAELGGSVTLNCALGSTVASVPKFLCQMRAKETCDLVINSKGFTNNATHGRILFSHTTETGSFSIMITQVRKEDEGVYHCGAQEDGQPSEEGPIRALQLFVSEETTVPKSPLVVKGPSGGSVTITCHYDPKKNNTLKYWCKWEGSSHCTKLVDSLGMVDESYEGRVALWDEPENGIFTVILNQLTPQDAGYYWCLSNGEHNRKSSVKIEINDGQPLLIAPKTVTAQLGQSLTISCHFPCKFYSYEKYWCKWSNQGCETLPTQEEGSSQAFVDCNQNSRNVSLTLNSVTRDHEGWYWCGVKNGQNYGETIAVSVSVEEEVSGNAIQPTNAVLNEDAVEPKVRGKEIEVPTDLGSTEEHSGGSSVLVSTLVPLALVLTVGAVALGIIKARRWRFSDRVSVGSYRTDLSMSELENNPRQFGANENMDASVQETTLGGEDEIITQTENPEEIQQPKQVKRSSKEEADMAYTAFLLQSNNMANEIPLDDPSNA, from the exons atgagtgggGAGAAAG GTCCCAATCTCCCTAACAACACTGAGGTCATCGTCACTGAAGTGGGTAAAACAGTGTCCATCAACTGCCCTTTCCAGGAACAGAATACACAGGACAGGAAATTCTTATGCAAGAAGGATGGCGAAAGCTGTGCACTGGTCATCGATTCTCAGGAACAAGTGGGCCCTGACTACACAGGAAGAGCCCGCCTCAGCATCAGCGGCACCAGCAGTAGGGTCTTTGTGGTCACCATCAGCCAGATCAAGAGGCAAGATGTTGGGATGTATGTCTGTGGGGTCGGGGAGGACAGTGACACCGGAATCCAGAAGAATGTTGACTTAAAGTTGCTGGAGCCTGAACCTGAACTGCTCTACGCTGAGCTAGGGGGATCGGTGACCTTGAACTGTGCCCTGGGAAGCACGGTGGCAAGCGTGCCCAAGTTTCTATGCCAGATGAGGGCAAAAGAGACTTGTGACTTGGTCATCAACAGCAAGGGATTTACAAATAATGCCACTCATGGAAGGATCCTGTTTAGCCATACAACCGAGACTGGATCCTTTAGCATAATGATCACACAAGTGAGGAAAGAGGATGAAGGTGTATATCACTGTGGTGCCCAGGAAGATGGCCAACCATCAGAAGAAGGGCCAATTAGAGCTCTACAGCTCTTTGTCTCTGAAG AGACCACTGTTCCCAAGAGTCCTTTGGTGGTGAAAGGTCCATCTGGTGGCTCCGTGACAATAACCTGCCACTACGACCCCAAAAAGAACAACACCCTGAAGTACTGGTGCAAGTGGGAGGGCAGCAGCCACTGTACTAAGCTGGTAGACAGTTTGGGAATGGTGGATGAGTCCTACGAGGGAAGAGTGGCCCTGTGGGATGAGCCAGAGAATGGCATCTTTACTGTTATACTCAACCAGCTGACCCCTCAAGATGCAGGCTACTACTGGTGTCTCAGCAATGGAGAGCACAACAGGAAGTCTTCTGTGAAGATTGAAATCAATGACG gTCAGCCACTCTTAATAGCACCAAAGACTGTCACGGCCCAGCTGGGACAGTCTCTCACCATCTCCTGCCACTTTCCCTGCAAGTTTTATTCCTACGAGAAATACTGGTGCAAATGGAGCAACCAGGGATGTGAGACCCTGCCCACTCAAGAGGAAGGGAGTAGCCAAGCCTTTGTGGACTGCAATCAAAATAGCAGGAATGTTTCTCTCACCCTGAACTCCGTCACGAGAGACCATGAAGGGTGGTACTGGTGTGGTGTGAAGAATGGCCAGAACTATGGAGAGACAATTGCAGTCAGTGTGTCTGTGGAAGAAGAAG tctccggGAATGCCATCCAGCCAACCAATGCTGTCTTAAATGAAGATGCTGTGGAGCCTAAAGTCAGAGGCAAAGAGATTGAAGTGCCTACAGATTTGGGGAG CACTGAGGAACACAGTGGAGGCTCCAGTGTTCTGGTCTCCACTCTGGTGCCTTTGGCGCTCGTGTTAACCGTGGGTGCAGTGGCACTAGGAATCATCAAAGCCCGACGTTGGAGGTTCAGCG ATCGAGTTTCGGTTGGAAGCTACAGGACCGACCTCAGCATGTCAGAGTTAGAGAACAACCCCAGGCAATTTGGAGCCAATGAAAACATGGATGCTTCTGTTCAGGAGACTACTCTAGGAGGGGAAGATG AAATCATCACTCAGACTGAGAACCCTGAAGAGATCCAACAACCTAAGCAAGTCAAAAGG TCTTCCAAGGAAGAGGCAGATATGGCCTACACCGCCTTCCTGCTGCAGTCTAACAACATGGCCAATGAAATTCCCTTGGATGACCCCAGTAATGCTTAA